The following are from one region of the Coffea eugenioides isolate CCC68of chromosome 2, Ceug_1.0, whole genome shotgun sequence genome:
- the LOC113764122 gene encoding probable methyltransferase PMT23 produces MSISALRSLLKERKYASLLFLFVVLIFVTFLLISNSQSFVYDYAGISISEPQSPSQNGSNTFIAANMESSLPRWRLCEGPGMVDYIPCLDNWKAIKTFRKLERKERHCPKGPSPRCLLPLPPGYKTPVPWPKSRDMIWYDNVPHPKLVEYKKEQHWVVKSGEYLVFPGGGTQFKEGVAHYVEAIEKILPVIQWGKHTRVVLDVGCGVASFGGYLLDKDVITLSFAPKDEHDAQIQFALERGIPATLSVIGTKKLTFPNDAYDVVHCARCRVRWDADGGKPLIEINRILRPGGYFIWSATPVYLKDEEHQKIWQAMVALTESICWKIVKKTSIDGLGIGLVIYQKPVTSSCYEARKEDIPRLCDPNRRPNISWYEPLDGCLPPVPAVSEDGIYNWPAPWPERLNTKPSSLSKESDSQKNFMEDSNHWSALVSDIYLEGLTVNWSSIRNVMDMNAGYGGFAAALIDLPLWVMNVVPIHEADTLPVIFDRGLIGTYHDWCESLSTYPRTYDLLHLSFLLKSLTQRCNILDVVMEMDRILRPGGTLLVQDTMEMINELTSALNSLHWSSSLYQDQFLVGKKGFWRPHSDATA; encoded by the exons ATGTCCATATCAGCCTTACGGAGCCTCCTGAAGGAGAGAAAATATGCCTCCCTACTGTTCCTATTCGTCGTGTTAATCTTCGTAACGTTTCTCCTTATTTCTAACTCCCAATCCTTTGTGTATGATTACGCGGGTATAAGCATAAGTGAACCTCAGTCTCCATCCCAGAATGGTAGTAATACTTTCATTGCTGCTAATATGGAATCTTCATTGCCCAGATGGCGGCTGTGTGAGGGTCCAGGGATGGTTGATTACATACCCTGTTTGGATAATTGGAAAGCCATCAAGACCTTCAGGAAATTGGAGCGTAAGGAGAGACACTGCCCCAAAGGACCGAGTCCCAGGTGTTTGCTTCCATTGCCTCCAGGGTACAAGACTCCGGTTCCGTGGCCTAAAAGCAGGGACATG ATATGGTATGACAATGTACCTCATCCTAAGCTTGTTGAATACAAGAAGGAGCAGCATTGGGTGGTCAAATCTGGTGAATATCTTGTTTTCCCTGGGGGTGGTACGCAATTCAAGGAAGGTGTGGCTCACTACGTCGAAGCTATAGAAAAG ATCTTACCAGTAATCCAGTGGGGAAAGCACACGAgggttgttttagatgttggcTGTGGTGTTGCTAGCTTTGGTGGTTATTTGCTGGATAAAGATGTTATCACCTTGTCATTTGCTCCAAAGGATGAACATGATGCTCAGATCCAGTTTGCACTTGAAAGAGGAATTCCTGCCACTCTTTCTGTAATAGGAACAAAAAAGCTGACATTTCCCAATGACGCATATGATGTGGTTCATTGTGCAAGATGCAGGGTTCGCTGGGATGCTGATG GTGGGAAACCTTTGATCGAAATTAACCGGATTCTTAGGCCTGGAGGGTATTTTATATGGTCAGCCACACCTGTTTACCTGAAAGATGAAGAACATCAGAAAATCTGGCAAG CTATGGTTGCTTTGACTGAATCAATTTGCTGGAAGATAGTCAAAAAGACCTCCATTGATGGATTAGGGATTGGGCTAGTTATCTATCAAAAGCCTGTCACGTCTTCCTGCTATGAAGCACGTAAAGAAGACATTCCACGTCTGTGTGACCCAAATAGACGGCCAAATATTTCTTG GTACGAGCCTCTAGATGGCTGTCTTCCTCCAGTTCCAGCAGTAAGTGAAGATGGCATCTATAACTGGCCTGCACCCTGGCCTGAAAGACTGAATACCAAACCTTCAAGTTTATCTAAAGAATCAGACTCCCAAAAGAATTTCATGGAGGACTCAAATCACTGGTCAGCACTTGTCTCAGACATTTACCTTGAAGGCCTCACCGTGAATTGGTCAAGCATTAGAAATGTCATGGATATGAATGCAGGATACGGAGG GTTTGCTGCAGCACTCATTGATCTACCTCTGTGGGTCATGAATGTGGTTCCCATCCATGAGGCAGATACCTTACCAGTTATCTTTGACAGAGGGCTAATCGGAACATACCATGATTGGTGTGAATCACTCAGCACCTATCCTCGGACTTATGATCTGTTGCATTTGAGTTTCCTCTTGAAAAGCCTAACTCAAAG GTGTAACATATTAGATGTAGTTATGGAGATGGATCGGATACTGAGACCAGGAGGAACTCTTCTAGTTCAAGATACCATGGAAATGATTAACGAGCTAACTTCAGCTCTCAATTCGCTTCACTGGTCTTCATCTTTGTATCAGGATCAGTTCCTTGTTGGAAAGAAAGGATTTTGGCGTCCACATTCAGATGCCACAGCATGA
- the LOC113763591 gene encoding inactive receptor-like serine/threonine-protein kinase At2g40270 isoform X1, translating to MVEFWKWRKHHALVLMLVMFLLCQNFSFCWSLNDEGLALLRFRERVVSDPFGALTNWNDDVGVVNPCSWHGIECSDGNVVSLNLKDLCLEGTIAPDLGNLIHIKSIILRNNSFFGIIPGDIAKLKELEVLDLGYNNFSGPLPSDLGNNLSLAILLLDNNELVGCLSPEIYELRTLSEVQVDENQLNNARKTSSWKGEVLFHYFCFCRNIPEFKDVTQRKLLNTFPDRAENVRVFFPPPPKDLPSGIPGSPSPSPSPSPSPSPSPSSSSPSPAPTFSSAGLSPSPVASASQPSVPTLAKSPIAPVKKSRSSHHHVLILSSTIGGSLLLLLLVTGIFICRSSKVAVVKPWATGLSGQLQKAFVTGVPKLKRSELETACEDFSNVIGSSSAGTLYKGTLSSGVEIAVISISVISAKDWSKNMEVQFRKKIETLSKVNHKNFVNLLGYCEEEEPFTRMMVFEYAPNGTLFEHLHIKEAEHLDWTMRMRIVMGMAYCLQHMHQLTPPVYHKNLNSSAVYVTEDYAAKISDFGFWNEVAAAEMESNPESNIYSFGVLLFEIVTGRLPYSVDRSTHGDWASDYLGGEQPLRNMVDPTLSSFQEEQLERICTIMKSCVNPDPRRRPEMREVAAILREVTGIGPDAAIPKLSPLWWAELEILSTEAN from the exons ATGGTTGAGTTTTGGAAGTGGCGTAAGCATCATGCTCTCGTGCTGATGCTGGTAATGTTTTTGCTGTGTCAAAATTTTAGCTTTTGTTGGTCTCTCAATGATGAAG GTTTGGCTTTGCTGAGATTTAGAGAAAGAGTGGTTAGTGATCCTTTTGGGGCTTTGACTAATTGGAATGATGATGTCGGAGTGGTGAATCCATGTTCTTGGCATGGAATTGAATGCTCTGATGGAAATGTTGTGTCACT GAACTTGAAAGATCTTTGTCTTGAAGGTACTATAGCTCCTGATCTCGGGAACCTAATTCACATAAAGTCTAT AATTTTACGCAATAACTCCTTTTTCGGTATCATACCTGGAGATATTGCAAAGCTGAAAGAACTGGAAGTTTTGGATTTGGGATATAATAATTTCAGTGGACCACTTCCATCTGATCTTGGCAACAATCTGTCTCTAGCAATCCT tttGCTGGACAACAACGAACTTGTCGGCTGCTTATCTCCTGAAATTTATGAGCTTAGAACGCTGTCTGAAGTTCAAGTTGATGAAAACCAGCTAAATAATGCTAGGAAGACGTCATCTTGGAAAGGAGAAGTGTTGTTCCA CtacttttgtttttgtaggaACATTCCTGAGTTTAAAGATGTAACCCAGCGGAAATTGCTTAATACATTTCCTGACAGGGCTGAAAATGTACGAGTATTTTTCCCGCCACCCCCCAAAGATTTACCGTCAGGGATACCAGGATCGCCCTCTCCATCACCATCACCATCACCATCACCATCACCATCACCATCATCTTCTTCCCCATCTCCTGCACCAACATTTTCCTCTGCAGGCCTTTCCCCTTCCCCTGTGGCTTCTGCTTCTCAGCCTTCAGTTCCTACCTTAGCAAAGAGCCCCATTGCCCCAGTCAAAAAATCCCGATCAAGTCACCATCATGTCTTGATATTGTCTTCAACTATAGGAGGTTCTCTGCTGCTTTTGCTTTTGGTCACTGGCATATTTATCTGTCGAAGCAGTAAGGTTGCAGTTGTCAAGCCTTGGGCAACAGGATTGAGTGGACAGCTGCAGAAAGCATTCGTAACTG GTGTGCCAAAGCTCAAGAGATCAGAGCTTGAAACTGCTTGTGAAGATTTCAGCAATGTGATAGGATCGTCATCAGCTGGTACTTTATACAAGGGTACCTTGTCCAGTGGGGTTGAAATTGCTGTAATATCCATTTCGGTGATATCTGCCAAGGATTGGTCAAAAAATATGGAAGTGCAGTTCAGGAAGAAG ATTGAGACATTATCAAAAGTGAATCACAAAAATTTTGTCAATCTCCTTGGATACTGTGAGGAAGAAGAGCCTTTCACGAGGATGATGGTATTTGAGTACGCTCCTAATGGCACACTCTTTGAGCATCTACACA TAAAAGAAGCTGAACACCTGGATTGGACAATGAGAATGAGAATTGTGATGGGCATGGCATACTGCCTTCAGCACATGCACCAATTGACGCCACCAGTATACCACAAGAACCTAAATTCGTCGGCAGTATATGTGACTGAAGATTATGCAGCCAAAATATCAGATTTTGGCTTTTGGAATGAAGTGGCTGCAGCTGAGATGGAGTCAAATCCAGAGAGCAACATCTACAGCTTTGGTGTTTTACTCTTTGAGATTGTAACAGGGCGGCTTCCTTATTCAGTGGACAGAAGCACTCATGGAGATTGGGCATCTGACTATCTGGGAGGAGAACAACCCCTCAGGAATATGGTAGATCCCACTTTAAGTTCTTTTCAAGAAGAGCAGCTTGAAAGAATTTGCACAATTATGAAATCATGTGTTAATCCTGACCCCAGACGAAGACCAGAAATGAGAGAAGTAGCAGCAATATTACGTGAGGTAACAGGGATTGGGCCTGATGCAGCAATTCCAAAATTGTCACCGCTTTGGTGGGCAGAACTTGAGATTCTTTCTACGGAGGCTAATTAG
- the LOC113763591 gene encoding inactive receptor-like serine/threonine-protein kinase At2g40270 isoform X2 — protein sequence MVEFWKWRKHHALVLMLVMFLLCQNFSFCWSLNDEGLALLRFRERVVSDPFGALTNWNDDVGVVNPCSWHGIECSDGNVVSLNLKDLCLEGTIAPDLGNLIHIKSIILRNNSFFGIIPGDIAKLKELEVLDLGYNNFSGPLPSDLGNNLSLAILLLDNNELVGCLSPEIYELRTLSEVQVDENQLNNARKTSSWKGEVLFQNIPEFKDVTQRKLLNTFPDRAENVRVFFPPPPKDLPSGIPGSPSPSPSPSPSPSPSPSSSSPSPAPTFSSAGLSPSPVASASQPSVPTLAKSPIAPVKKSRSSHHHVLILSSTIGGSLLLLLLVTGIFICRSSKVAVVKPWATGLSGQLQKAFVTGVPKLKRSELETACEDFSNVIGSSSAGTLYKGTLSSGVEIAVISISVISAKDWSKNMEVQFRKKIETLSKVNHKNFVNLLGYCEEEEPFTRMMVFEYAPNGTLFEHLHIKEAEHLDWTMRMRIVMGMAYCLQHMHQLTPPVYHKNLNSSAVYVTEDYAAKISDFGFWNEVAAAEMESNPESNIYSFGVLLFEIVTGRLPYSVDRSTHGDWASDYLGGEQPLRNMVDPTLSSFQEEQLERICTIMKSCVNPDPRRRPEMREVAAILREVTGIGPDAAIPKLSPLWWAELEILSTEAN from the exons ATGGTTGAGTTTTGGAAGTGGCGTAAGCATCATGCTCTCGTGCTGATGCTGGTAATGTTTTTGCTGTGTCAAAATTTTAGCTTTTGTTGGTCTCTCAATGATGAAG GTTTGGCTTTGCTGAGATTTAGAGAAAGAGTGGTTAGTGATCCTTTTGGGGCTTTGACTAATTGGAATGATGATGTCGGAGTGGTGAATCCATGTTCTTGGCATGGAATTGAATGCTCTGATGGAAATGTTGTGTCACT GAACTTGAAAGATCTTTGTCTTGAAGGTACTATAGCTCCTGATCTCGGGAACCTAATTCACATAAAGTCTAT AATTTTACGCAATAACTCCTTTTTCGGTATCATACCTGGAGATATTGCAAAGCTGAAAGAACTGGAAGTTTTGGATTTGGGATATAATAATTTCAGTGGACCACTTCCATCTGATCTTGGCAACAATCTGTCTCTAGCAATCCT tttGCTGGACAACAACGAACTTGTCGGCTGCTTATCTCCTGAAATTTATGAGCTTAGAACGCTGTCTGAAGTTCAAGTTGATGAAAACCAGCTAAATAATGCTAGGAAGACGTCATCTTGGAAAGGAGAAGTGTTGTTCCA gaACATTCCTGAGTTTAAAGATGTAACCCAGCGGAAATTGCTTAATACATTTCCTGACAGGGCTGAAAATGTACGAGTATTTTTCCCGCCACCCCCCAAAGATTTACCGTCAGGGATACCAGGATCGCCCTCTCCATCACCATCACCATCACCATCACCATCACCATCACCATCATCTTCTTCCCCATCTCCTGCACCAACATTTTCCTCTGCAGGCCTTTCCCCTTCCCCTGTGGCTTCTGCTTCTCAGCCTTCAGTTCCTACCTTAGCAAAGAGCCCCATTGCCCCAGTCAAAAAATCCCGATCAAGTCACCATCATGTCTTGATATTGTCTTCAACTATAGGAGGTTCTCTGCTGCTTTTGCTTTTGGTCACTGGCATATTTATCTGTCGAAGCAGTAAGGTTGCAGTTGTCAAGCCTTGGGCAACAGGATTGAGTGGACAGCTGCAGAAAGCATTCGTAACTG GTGTGCCAAAGCTCAAGAGATCAGAGCTTGAAACTGCTTGTGAAGATTTCAGCAATGTGATAGGATCGTCATCAGCTGGTACTTTATACAAGGGTACCTTGTCCAGTGGGGTTGAAATTGCTGTAATATCCATTTCGGTGATATCTGCCAAGGATTGGTCAAAAAATATGGAAGTGCAGTTCAGGAAGAAG ATTGAGACATTATCAAAAGTGAATCACAAAAATTTTGTCAATCTCCTTGGATACTGTGAGGAAGAAGAGCCTTTCACGAGGATGATGGTATTTGAGTACGCTCCTAATGGCACACTCTTTGAGCATCTACACA TAAAAGAAGCTGAACACCTGGATTGGACAATGAGAATGAGAATTGTGATGGGCATGGCATACTGCCTTCAGCACATGCACCAATTGACGCCACCAGTATACCACAAGAACCTAAATTCGTCGGCAGTATATGTGACTGAAGATTATGCAGCCAAAATATCAGATTTTGGCTTTTGGAATGAAGTGGCTGCAGCTGAGATGGAGTCAAATCCAGAGAGCAACATCTACAGCTTTGGTGTTTTACTCTTTGAGATTGTAACAGGGCGGCTTCCTTATTCAGTGGACAGAAGCACTCATGGAGATTGGGCATCTGACTATCTGGGAGGAGAACAACCCCTCAGGAATATGGTAGATCCCACTTTAAGTTCTTTTCAAGAAGAGCAGCTTGAAAGAATTTGCACAATTATGAAATCATGTGTTAATCCTGACCCCAGACGAAGACCAGAAATGAGAGAAGTAGCAGCAATATTACGTGAGGTAACAGGGATTGGGCCTGATGCAGCAATTCCAAAATTGTCACCGCTTTGGTGGGCAGAACTTGAGATTCTTTCTACGGAGGCTAATTAG
- the LOC113760604 gene encoding non-classical arabinogalactan protein 30, whose amino-acid sequence MASTQLNVFTSMLLLSLAFALASANEQVPAKPVEKHVDVGIEGVVYCQSCEHYGTWSLSGAKPISNSTIGVICKDYKKRVSFYKAFQTDANGYFYAELKGFKMGHSLLDHPLHSCSVKLVSSPQENCNSLTNVNYGLNGAPLRYEDKRLIGSRYEAVVYAAGPLAFRPAHCIPKNPS is encoded by the coding sequence ATGGCTAGCACCCAACTCAATGTTTTCACCTCAATGCTTTTGCTCTCGTTGGCCTTTGCGTTGGCAAGTGCCAATGAACAGGTCCCAGCAAAGCCTGTGGAGAAACATGTTGATGTTGGGATTGAAGGTGTTGTCTACTGCCAGAGCTGTGAGCACTATGGAACATGGTCTCTATCAGGAGCCAAACCCATTTCCAACTCTACAATCGGCGTTATCTGCAAAGACTACAAAAAAAGAGTAAGCTTCTACAAGGCATTCCAAACAGATGCAAATGGTTACTTCTATGCAGAGCTTAAAGGCTTCAAGATGGGCCACTCCTTGTTAGACCATCCCTTGCACTCCTGTAGTGTGAAGCTGGTCTCGTCCCCCCAAGAAAACTGCAATTCTCTCACCAATGTTAATTATGGACTCAATGGTGCCCCTCTACGTTATGAAGACAAAAGATTAATTGGAAGTCGGTATGAGGCTGTGGTTTATGCTGCAGGGCCCCTGGCTTTCCGTCCAGCTCACTGCATTCCTAAAAACCCATCCTAA